Within the Novosphingobium pentaromativorans US6-1 genome, the region TCCCGAGCGGATCGGTCGGCTCATACTTGCCAACACGTCTGCATATCTGCCCAACAAGGACATGTGGAGGGCACTGGCGGATCAGGCGCGGGACGAAGGGCTGGACCAGATCGCGCGCAGTATGCTTGCCGGCTGGCTGAGTGCAGGGTTTCGGGAGAGCGAGGCTGCCGAAGTCGACACGCTCGTGCGACACATGGCCATGATGCCGGTTCGCGGTTATCGCGGTAATGTTGCAGTGCTGCGCGATGTCGATCTGCGCGGCTCTCTCGCGCGTATCGCGGCGCCCACGCTTGTGATCGGAGGAGAGGAAGACGGCCCGAGAAGCGCTTCTGTGCCGATCCTTACCCAGGGGGTGCAGCACGGACGCAGCGCAATGATGCCGGGGGCCGCCCATTTGTCGCACATCGAGGCCCCCGGGGCGTTCAACGCCGCCATGGTCGCGCATCTTGAACGTCACCCGGGCGACGATCGAACGTAAAGCGCGAGAAGTCTCATAAGCTCGGCGGCGTCCTG harbors:
- a CDS encoding alpha/beta fold hydrolase, which encodes MPIIASGDCRLNVLVEGPADGPPILLAHYLGGRLETFEGQMPALAGRRVIRFDMRGHGASDAPEGDYSVEMLGRDVLAILDALNVERVDFLGVSLGGIVGIWFAAEHPERIGRLILANTSAYLPNKDMWRALADQARDEGLDQIARSMLAGWLSAGFRESEAAEVDTLVRHMAMMPVRGYRGNVAVLRDVDLRGSLARIAAPTLVIGGEEDGPRSASVPILTQGVQHGRSAMMPGAAHLSHIEAPGAFNAAMVAHLERHPGDDRT